CGTAGTGAAGCCAACCTCCTCTCTAGATCATCCACTTCGGTAGATTCCGAGCTGCAAGAAGAGTTGGAACATGAAATGAATGAATTATCAAAAGTAAGACCTGATATGGTCAATGTACATACTCGTTCTTGTTATTGACTGTAGTGGGAGCAGCGGTTTTTGTAGCAATCCGGCCCTTCGGAGCTGAAGATAACTGTTTAGAAAGAAGCATGAAACATAGTTTTAGTTTTAGGCAACTTTGAATGTTTTCCTTTAACAAATTTAGGCTAATAACTAATTAAGAAAAACCAACCTGAGATGCAACACCAACACCAATCTCATCAAGCACCTATAAGAACGAGGCGATACAGAGGAATGAGTCAGATAGAGGAATCTTGGAGAAAACAAACCAGCGGTGTGTTGAGTATGAATCCTGTGATAGAAATTGCAGTAACGAACCTGGTTAGTTAGATCTTCGGTTTCTTCTTCAGCTTCGTCTTTGTCAAGTGTTTCATCAATTGCCTCTGACATCATCTCTATCTGTAAAGACACACAAAACAAACATGACACAGCCAATCTTTGTCATTACACCAGGGCTTCAGAGAAACGAATAGAGATAGTGCTTACCGTCATGTCAAGTTGTGCTGACTGCTTCTGGAACTCCTTGATCACCTTAGCTTGTTTGGTCGGTGCCATTTGCTGAAAAAATGTGAAAACAGCATTGCAAGTTATGTGAAAAAAGAAGTGAGAAGGACCCAAGCAAAGTGAGATCATTACCTTGTTCATTGCAACCATAGCTGTGGTTGCACCTTTCATGCCTGATGAGATTGAGGTGCTTGCATACAAAGCCTATGTGTTTATATTATCATCAAACCAGCAAAGTCAGTTCATAATGGTATCAAAGCATGTGAAAGATGAATTGGGGAAAGAAATTAAGAAAGCTAACCTGTGTATGAGTGGTTACACCCCGGATTT
This sequence is a window from Brassica oleracea var. oleracea cultivar TO1000 chromosome C1, BOL, whole genome shotgun sequence. Protein-coding genes within it:
- the LOC106297546 gene encoding vacuolar protein sorting-associated protein 2 homolog 2-like, coding for MNIFKKKTTPKGALRTSKREMAVATRGIEREITSLQLEEKRLVAEIKQTAKTGNEAATKILARQLVRLRQQITNLQGSRAQIRGVTTHTQALYASTSISSGMKGATTAMVAMNKQMAPTKQAKVIKEFQKQSAQLDMTIEMMSEAIDETLDKDEAEEETEDLTNQVLDEIGVGVASQLSSAPKGRIATKTAAPTTVNNKNDSESTEVDDLERRLASLRRI